The Streptomyces sp. NBC_01689 genome includes a window with the following:
- a CDS encoding DUF1349 domain-containing protein: protein MDVELPELPFSLRTYGPDGHWSYEDGVLAGWAGGRQDRFVPPTGEALDPASDAPRLLGAPEGDFQLIARVTVGFGASFDAGVLYVHVGERAWAKLCLEYSPDVPTVCTVVTRGHSDDANSFTVDGSSVWLRISRTGRAFAFHASRNGTKWTFIRLFTLGDEKETSDALVGFMTQSPLGEGCVVTYDGIEFRPDWPEDLRDGS from the coding sequence ATGGACGTGGAACTTCCCGAACTCCCCTTCTCCCTGCGCACCTACGGCCCGGACGGACACTGGTCCTACGAGGACGGGGTGCTCGCCGGCTGGGCCGGCGGCCGCCAGGACCGTTTCGTGCCGCCCACCGGCGAGGCCCTGGACCCCGCCTCGGACGCGCCCCGGCTGCTCGGCGCCCCCGAGGGCGACTTCCAGCTGATCGCCCGGGTCACGGTCGGTTTCGGCGCCTCCTTCGACGCGGGCGTGCTCTACGTCCACGTGGGGGAGCGGGCCTGGGCGAAGCTCTGCCTGGAGTACTCCCCGGACGTGCCGACCGTCTGCACGGTGGTCACCCGCGGTCATTCCGACGACGCCAACTCCTTCACCGTGGACGGCAGTTCCGTCTGGCTACGGATCAGCAGGACCGGCCGCGCCTTCGCCTTCCACGCCTCCCGCAACGGAACGAAGTGGACCTTCATCCGGCTCTTCACGCTGGGTGACGAGAAGGAGACGTCCGACGCGCTGGTCGGCTTCATGACGCAGTCCCCGCTGGGGGAGGGGTGCGTGGTCACGTACGACGGCATCGAGTTCCGCCCGGACTGGCCCGAGGACCTGAGGGACGGCAGCTGA
- a CDS encoding GNAT family N-acetyltransferase, with protein sequence MIRTHRTAGSLVIRTALAGEAAAIADLHVRARATYYPDGLPEDGLDWPALWRGAIERPDSHVLCGVRDGRLAAVASFRRDEGAPADSVKLFQFHVAPDHWRSGVGTSLHAACVEEWQADGVRTATLDVHAGNARAQAFYARQGWFPDPENPPAEGDHHLFLRYAVPGE encoded by the coding sequence ATGATCAGAACGCACCGCACCGCCGGCTCCCTCGTGATCAGGACCGCACTGGCCGGCGAGGCCGCCGCCATCGCCGACCTGCATGTCCGCGCCCGCGCCACCTACTACCCGGACGGTCTGCCCGAGGACGGACTCGACTGGCCGGCGCTCTGGCGCGGCGCCATCGAGCGCCCGGACAGCCACGTGCTGTGCGGGGTGCGCGACGGCAGGCTGGCCGCCGTCGCCTCCTTCCGCAGGGACGAGGGCGCGCCCGCCGACTCCGTGAAGCTCTTCCAGTTCCACGTGGCCCCCGACCACTGGCGGTCCGGCGTCGGCACCTCCCTGCACGCGGCCTGCGTGGAGGAGTGGCAGGCCGACGGGGTGCGGACGGCCACCCTCGACGTGCACGCCGGCAACGCACGCGCGCAGGCCTTCTACGCACGCCAGGGCTGGTTCCCGGACCCGGAGAACCCACCGGCCGAGGGCGACCACCACCTCTTCCTGCGCTATGCCGTCCCCGGGGAATGA
- a CDS encoding DsbA family oxidoreductase, with translation MRVEIWSDIACPWCYVGKARFEKALAAFPHRDEVEVVHRSFELDPGRAKGDVQPVLAMLTKKYGMSEAQAQAGEENLGTQAAAEGLAYRTRDRDHGNTFDMHRLLHLAKEQGRQDELIGLLYRANFAEERTVFDDDERLVELAVAAGLDADAARGVLADPSAYADDVRADEREAAELGANGVPFFVLDRKYGVSGAQPAEVFTQALTQAWGERPPLRLIQQGSADAETCGPDGCAVPQK, from the coding sequence ATGCGCGTCGAGATCTGGAGCGACATCGCCTGCCCGTGGTGCTACGTGGGAAAGGCGCGCTTCGAGAAGGCGCTCGCGGCCTTCCCGCACCGCGACGAGGTCGAGGTGGTGCACCGTTCCTTCGAACTCGACCCCGGCCGCGCCAAGGGTGACGTCCAGCCCGTGCTCGCGATGCTCACCAAGAAGTACGGCATGAGCGAGGCGCAGGCGCAGGCCGGCGAGGAGAACCTGGGCACCCAGGCCGCGGCCGAGGGCCTCGCCTACCGCACCCGGGACCGCGACCACGGCAACACCTTCGACATGCACCGCCTCCTGCACCTCGCCAAGGAGCAGGGCCGTCAGGACGAGCTGATCGGCCTGTTGTACCGGGCGAACTTCGCCGAGGAGCGGACCGTCTTCGACGACGACGAGCGGCTCGTGGAGCTGGCCGTCGCCGCCGGTCTCGACGCCGACGCGGCCCGCGGGGTCCTCGCCGACCCGTCCGCGTACGCGGACGACGTGCGCGCCGACGAGCGGGAAGCGGCCGAGCTGGGCGCGAACGGTGTGCCGTTCTTCGTCCTGGACCGCAAGTACGGGGTCTCCGGCGCCCAGCCCGCCGAGGTCTTCACCCAGGCGCTGACGCAGGCCTGGGGAGAGCGCCCGCCGCTCCGGCTGATCCAGCAGGGTTCCGCCGACGCGGAGACCTGTGGCCCGGACGGATGCGCCGTACCGCAGAAGTGA
- a CDS encoding aminotransferase class V-fold PLP-dependent enzyme gives METFESLVRAEFAPENTYLNTASTGLLPARAVTALSAAVASVAAGRPADMFADVEAARASFARLVRVPAARVAAGASVAVYSGLIAAALPPGAEVLTAEADFSSVVNPFHMRGDLKVRAVPLERLAESVRPGTALVAVSAAQSADGRLADLPAIREAARTHGARTYVDASQAAGWLPLTADADDFVSSVAFKWLLCPRGVAFLTVPEDFGGLTAVFAGWVAGEAPWDSCYGPVEELAHSARRFDESPSLFSYAGARHSLELLEELGPERVLAHDVGLADRFRAGVRELGHEPVPAPGSAIVSVPGLGRLQPELSESGIQVSDRAGHLRAAFHLYNTQADVDRLLEALRP, from the coding sequence ATGGAGACCTTCGAGAGCCTGGTACGCGCCGAGTTCGCCCCGGAGAACACCTATCTGAACACCGCGAGCACCGGGCTGCTGCCGGCCCGCGCGGTGACCGCCCTGAGTGCCGCCGTCGCGTCCGTCGCCGCCGGGCGGCCCGCCGACATGTTCGCGGACGTCGAGGCCGCCCGGGCCTCGTTCGCCCGGCTGGTACGGGTCCCGGCCGCCCGGGTCGCGGCGGGTGCCTCGGTCGCCGTCTACAGCGGACTGATCGCCGCCGCACTGCCGCCCGGCGCCGAAGTGCTCACCGCCGAGGCCGACTTCAGTTCCGTGGTGAACCCCTTCCACATGCGCGGCGACCTCAAGGTGCGCGCCGTGCCGCTGGAACGGCTCGCCGAGTCGGTGCGCCCGGGCACCGCGCTCGTCGCGGTCAGCGCGGCACAGTCCGCGGACGGCCGCCTCGCCGATCTCCCCGCGATCCGCGAGGCCGCGCGGACCCACGGCGCCCGGACCTACGTCGACGCGTCCCAGGCCGCGGGCTGGCTGCCGCTGACCGCGGACGCCGACGACTTCGTCTCCTCCGTCGCCTTCAAATGGCTGCTCTGCCCGCGGGGTGTGGCCTTCCTGACCGTCCCGGAGGACTTCGGCGGACTCACCGCCGTGTTCGCCGGCTGGGTCGCGGGAGAGGCGCCCTGGGACAGCTGCTACGGACCGGTCGAGGAACTCGCCCACTCGGCGCGGCGGTTCGACGAGAGCCCCAGCCTCTTCTCCTACGCGGGGGCCCGGCACTCACTGGAACTGCTCGAGGAACTGGGTCCGGAACGCGTACTCGCCCATGACGTGGGTCTCGCGGACCGGTTCCGCGCCGGGGTGCGGGAGCTCGGCCACGAACCGGTGCCCGCGCCGGGCTCGGCGATCGTCTCCGTGCCCGGACTCGGCCGTCTGCAACCGGAGTTGAGCGAGTCCGGGAT